The Strix aluco isolate bStrAlu1 chromosome Z, bStrAlu1.hap1, whole genome shotgun sequence genome contains a region encoding:
- the TMEM271 gene encoding transmembrane protein 271: MKWSVRGACAALSSCLLLACALSAAAVGLKCFSLGSELKGEPFRLGTAAGAFYSGLLLAAGLSLLAAALLCCRPPDEAPAAPAPDPNPDPASALAPAGDPVPAGGGPGGGEATAAPSGPVEKAPPGGRQNFLLLGVLVFMLGVLSAFAGAVIDGDTVSLVERKYSHYCLLQPGGAARPRSGPAASDGSAAALRCQKLRDYQQGLVLSTVFNALECLLGLLNLLLVKNYKASQQRGRRRRRRRATPAAAAAAGGRRRRRRGGGGGGGRRAPRHSQGSLFSGGEPELGPADCPFQAVSYINVGVFHVFDEAGVEVHCGGHPSVELPGYSPMDPELNASYPYCYPLPSEQPPAYEEIYPGEPCAHGT, translated from the coding sequence aTGAAGTGGAGCGTGCGGGGAGCCTGCGCCGCGCtctccagctgcctcctgctcgcctGCGCCCTCAGTGCCGCCGCCGTGGGCCTCAAGTGCTTCTCGCTGGGCTCCGAGCTCAAGGGCGAGCCCTTCCGCCTGGGTACCGCCGCCGGCGCTTTCTACTcggggctgctgctggccgccgGCCTCTCGCTGCTCGCCGCCGCGCTGCTTTGCTGTCGCCCGCCCGACGAGGCGCCTGCGGCGCCGGCTCCGGACCCGAACCCGGACCCGGCCTCGGCCCTGGCCCCGGCCGGGGATCCGgtcccggcgggcggcggccccggcgggggggaGGCGACGGCCGCGCCGTCGGGGCCGGTGGAGAAGGCGCCGCCCGGGGGACGGCAGAACTTCCTGctgctgggggtgctggtgttCATGCTGGGCGTGCTGAGCGCCTTCGCCGGCGCCGTCATCGACGGCGACACCGTGTCGCTGGTGGAGAGGAAGTACTCGCACtactgcctgctgcagcccggcggcgcggcccgcccgCGGAGCGGCCCTGCGGCCTCCGACGGCTCTGCCGCGGCGCTCCGCTGTCAGAAGCTGCGGGACTACCAACAAGGCTTGGTGCTCTCCACCGTCTTCAACGCGCTGGAGTGCCTCCTGGGCCTGCTCAACTTGCTCCTCGTCAAGAACTACAAGGCCTCGCAgcagcgcgggcggcggcggcggcggcggcgagcgaccccggcggcggcggcggcggcgggcgggcggcggcgacggcggcgaggcggcggcggcggcggcgggcggcgggcgccgcGCCATAGCCAGGGCTCCCTTTTCTCCGGCGGCGAGCCCGAGCTCGGCCCTGCGGATTGCCCCTTCCAGGCTGTCTCGTACATCAACGTGGGCGTCTTCCACGTCTTCGACGAGGCCGGCGTGGAGGTGCATTGCGGCGGGCATCCCTCCGTCGAGCTGCCCGGCTACTCGCCCATGGACCCCGAGCTCAACGCCTCCTACCCCTACTGCTACCCGCTGCCCAGCGAGCAGCCCCCCGCCTACGAGGAGATCTACCCCGGGGAGCCCTGCGCTCACGGCACCTAG